Proteins encoded in a region of the Anguilla anguilla isolate fAngAng1 chromosome 10, fAngAng1.pri, whole genome shotgun sequence genome:
- the tut7 gene encoding terminal uridylyltransferase 7 isoform X2: MEELTAGRNRHTKQRKERAKVADDPESWRTPRRMDAPESGRGFGSAPERGFPRKRGGAGSFSGSPRRGGYGPLSASAGQRPHGELMEGFRKFPAPETRQGPEDNWRDRAFAPDSHRKKGFHKEEGEHQAARLEPGMESPNQEAPSSTAGGRRVRMRDRRRMQADQQDAPVIDESGLSEEQLMELRQAENRIGREYIYRLEKRSRSSPSARYRCSLCELLLDSLSAAHKHIREKWHKKRARDKREELMLSEILPPTEAQVGAAEAALEQVVLECGLSEEDVRRRRQILSSMEEVIRATLPDCSLRLYGSSCTKFGFKASDVNMDVKFPSHMHQPDVLLLVQESLSSSSLYGDLQADFHARVPVLICTEKASGLTCKVSAGNDYAYLTTTYLSAVGELEPRLLPLVVGLRRWAQICHVDQPEEGGLPPYVLALMVIYFLQQCREPVLPAYLGTGIKEFSVSRLMDFRLTGLEAGCVLWEYCPAPEQTTPPTESCYRQGKAPLLFPADRQSSVRVGQLWLEMLRFYSLEFHMAGHVISVRTNCPLSREARDWPKNRIAIEDPFAVKRNVAGTVNSQLMYGYILHCLKTTYKYFGLPHTTNHRPDSQHRANRRADGAALCEAEPGAGSDDFGLSALRVTSDARGADRSADCVIEEEIVIETEESEDADPTHLPYFPQEAEQEPESMSDSEGAAPGQDNEDHAPADEEEEDEEEEEPEEGGRAFGNCLPDSLTPERDLYPLDAVSGEELLSEGEGPMDVPSSVGEEEPAPQPATPGSPLGKNGRPENEGHAPSSLRYQFNKQAFTRGKSHALVCGLCKRDGHLKRDCPEDFKRVELDPLPTMTPKFLEILNEVCVQCYMDFAPDELEERVREHILQDLEKHIRCQFEGAKLRLFGSSKNGFGFKQSDLDICMVLEGRDGVEGLDCIAIIDSLARDLKKHPGLRNILPITTAKVPIVKFFHVRTGLEGDISLYNTLALHNTQLLASYAAIDPRVKQLCYVMKVFAKVCDIGDASRGSLSSYAYTLMVLYFLQQRTPPVIPVLQEIYDGDKKPEVLVDGWNVYFFKNLEDLPSRWPAYRTNTESVGQLWLGLLCFYTEEFDFREHVVCIRRKLPLTTFKKQWTSKYIAIEDPFDLNHNLGAGLSRRMTNFIMKAFINGRRVFGSPVKVFPPEYSCRMEYFFDPEVLTEGELAPNDRCCRICGKIGHFMKDCPMRRKVRPRRGHEDGRRHIEQERAEPQDHAFQQTDRRRQEDWETRERRCFLCGSHAHIKKECPQHRNSTGLTSAGGKEAGDFEPCCR, from the exons ATGGAAGAATTAACGGCAGGTAGAAACCGCCACACCAAGCAGCGCAAGGAGCGGGCCAAGGTGGCGGACGATCCCGAGAGCTGGAGGACCCCAAGGCGCATGGACGCGCCCGAGTCTGGAAGGGGCTTCGGCTCTGCACCTGAGCGAGGCTTTCCCCGCAAGAGGGGTGGCGCAGGGAGCTTCAGTGGCAGCCCCAGGAGAGGGGGCTATGGACCGCTCAGTGCCAGCGCTGGGCAGCGGCCTCACGGCGAGCTTATGGAAGGGTTCAGGAAGTTCCCCGCTCCGGAGACCCGCCAGGGCCCGGAGGATAACTGGAGAGATCGCGCGTTTGCGCCGGACAGCCACAGGAAGAAGGGCTTTCACAAAGAGGAAGGGGAGCACCAGGCCGCCAGGTTAGAGCCCGGCATGGAGTCGCCCAACCAGGAGGCACCCAGTTCCACCGCAG GCGGGCGCAGGGTCAGGATGCGGGACCGCAGGAGGATGCAGGCGGACCAGCAGGACGCCCCGGTGATCGATGAGTCCGGACTCAGTGAGGAGCAGCTGATGGAGCTCAGGCAGGCCGAGAATCGCATCGGCAGGGAGTACATCTACCGCCTGGAGAAG CGGTCCCGGAGCAGTCCCAGTGCCAGGTACAGGTGTTCCCTCTGTGAGCTGCTGCTGGACTCTCTCTCCGCCGCCCACAAACACATCCGGGAGAAGTGGCACAAGAAGAGAGCACGG GACAAGCGGGAGGAGCTGATGCTGTCGGAGATCCTGCCGCCCACGGAGGCGCAGGTGGGAGCCGCGGAGGCGGCGCTCGAGCAGGTGGTGCTGGAGTGCGGGCTGAGCGAGGAGGATGTGAGGAGGAGGCGTCAAATCCTGTCCTCCATGGAGGAGGTGATCAGAGCCACACTGCCAG ATTGTTCGTTGAGGTTATATGGATCGTCTTGCACTAAATTCGGTTTCAAGGCTTCAGATGTCAACATGGATGTCAAGTTTCCTTCTCAT ATGCATCAGCCTGATGTCCTTCTTTTGGTCCAGGAGAGTCTCTCTAGTAGCT CCCTGTACGGAGACCTTCAGGCGGATTTCCACGCTCGGGTTCCTGTGCTCATCTGCACAGAAAAGGCCAG TGGGCTCACCTGTAAGGTGAGCGCCGGCAATGACTACGCCTACCTGACGACAACGTACCTGTCCGCGGTGGGAGAGCTggagccccgcctcctgcccctGGTAGTCGGCCTCCGACGCTGGGCAcag ATCTGCCACGTGGACCagccagaggagggggggctgccCCCATACGTCCTGGCGCTCATGGTCATCTACTTCCTGCAGCAGTGCAGAGAGCCTGTTCTGCCCGCTTACCTGGGCACCGGG ATTAAGGAGTTCTCCGTGAGCAGGCTGATGGATTTCAGGCTGACCGGCCTGGAGGCGGGCTGTGTCCTGTGGGAGTATTGCCCCGCCCCCGAGCAAACCACGCCCCCCACAGAGAGCTGCTACAGGCAGGGCAAG GCGCCCCTGCTCTTTCCAGCTGACAGGCAGAGCTCGGTCAGGGTGGGGCAGCTGTGGCTGGAGATGCTGCGTTTCTATTCGCTGGAGTTCCACATGGCTGGTCACGTGATCAGCGTCCGCACGAACTGCCCGCTGTCGCGTGAGGCGCGAGACTGGCCCAAAAACAGGATCGCCATCGAGg ATCCCTTTGCGGTGAAGAGAAACGTGGCTGGAACAGTGAACAGCCAGCTGATGTACGGCTACATCCTGCACTGCCTCAAAACCACCTACAAGTACTTCGGCCTGCCCCACACCACCAATCACAGGCCGGACTCCCAGCACCGAGCCAATCGCAGAGCAGATGGCGCAGCCCTGTGTGAGGCGGAGCCAGGGGCGGGGTCGGACGACTTCGGGCTGAGCGCGCTCCGGGTGACGTCCGACGCCAGGGGGGCGGACAGGAGCGCCGACTGCGTGATCGAGGAGGAGATCGTCATAGAGACGGAGGAGAGCGAGGATGCCGACCCCACGCACCTGCCCTACTTCCCGCAGGAGGCGGAGCAGGAGCCGGAGAGCATGTCGGACTCCGAGGGAGCCGCGCCCGGGCAGGATAACGAGGACCACGCCCCGGCggacgaagaggaggaagatgaggaagaggaggagccagAGGAAGGTGGAAGAGCATTTGGGAATTGCCTCCCGGACAGCCTCACCCCTGAGCGGGACCTCTACCCCCTGGACGCTGTGTCAGGGGAGGAGCTGCTctcggagggggaggggccaatGGACGTGCCCAGCTCGGTAGGAGAGGAAGAGCCGGCCCCCCAGCCAGCCACTCCAGGCTCTCCCCTGGGGAAAAATGGGAGACCAGAGAATGAAGGCCACGCCCCCAGCAGCCTCCGCTACCAGTTCAACAAGCAGGCCTTCACCCGCGGAAAG TCCCACGCTCTGGTGTGCGGTCTTTGTAAACGTGATGGACACTTAAAGCGCGACTGTCCCGAAGATTTCAAGAGGGTTGAGCTGGACCCTCTGCCGACCATGACGCCGAAGTTCCTTGAAATTCTGAACGAAGTTTGTGTTCAGTGCTACA TGGATTTTGCTCCAGACGAGCTGGAGGAGCGGGTTCGAGAACACatcctgcaggacctggagaaACACATCAGATGCCAGTTTGAAG GGGCCAAGCTGAGGCTGTTTGGGTCTTCAAAGAACGGCTTTGGATTCAAGCAGAGTGACCTGGACATCTGCATGGTCCTGGAGGGAAGAGACGGTGTGGAG GGGTTGGACTGCATTGCCATCATCGACAGCCTGGCCAGAGACCTGAAGAAGCACCCAG GCTTGCGCAACATCCTGCCGATCACCACAGCCAAAGTGCCGATAGTGAAGTTCTTCCATGTGAGGACCGGTCTGGAGGGAGACATCAGCCTCTATAACACCCTG gctcTGCATAACACTCAGCTGCTGGCGTCTTACGCCGCCATCGATCCTCGAGTCAAACAACTCTGCTACGTCATGAAGGTGTTCGCTAAG GTGTGCGATATCGGGGATGCATCTCGGGGAAGCCTGTCCTCCTACGCCTACACCCTGATGGTGCTGTACTTCCTACAGCAGAGAACCCCGCCTGTCATACCCGTCCTGCAAGAG ATTTACGATGGGGATAAGAAGCCAGAGGTGTTGGTTGATGGGTGGAATGTTTACTTCTTCAAGAATCTGGAAGATCTG CCCAGCCGGTGGCCCGCGTACAGGACCAACACGGAGAGCGTGGGGCAGCTGTGGCTGGGTTTGCTCTGCTTCTACACCGAGGAGTTTGACTTCAGGGAGCACGTGGTCTGCATCCGGCGCAAGCTCCCCCTCACCACCTTCAAAAAGCAGTGGACCTCCAAATACATCGCCATCGAAG ATCCCTTTGACCTGAACCATAACCTGGGGGCTGGTCTGTCCAGGAGAA TGACCAATTTCATCATGAAGGCTTTCATTAATGGAAGACGGGTCTTTGGCTCTCCGGTCAAGGTTTTCCCCCCGGAGTACTCCTGCAGAATG GAGTACTTCTTCGACCCCGAGGTGCTGACCGAGGGCGAGCTGGCTCCAAACGACCGCTGCTGCCGCATCTGTGGGAAAATCGGCCACTTCATGAAGGACTGCCCGATGCGCAGGAA AGTAAGACCGAGACGGGGCCATGAGGATGGGCGGCGGCATATTGAGCAGGAAAGGGCGGAGCCTCAGGACCACGCCttccagcagacagacagacggaggcAGGAGGACTGGGAAACCAGAGAGAGGCGCTGTTTCCTGTGTGGGTCCCACGCCCACATTAAGAAGGAATGTCCCCAACACAGGAACTCCACAG GGCTCACCTCAGCGGGAGGAAAAGAAGCAGGTGATTTTGagccctgctgcag gTAG
- the tut7 gene encoding terminal uridylyltransferase 7 isoform X1, producing the protein MEELTAGRNRHTKQRKERAKVADDPESWRTPRRMDAPESGRGFGSAPERGFPRKRGGAGSFSGSPRRGGYGPLSASAGQRPHGELMEGFRKFPAPETRQGPEDNWRDRAFAPDSHRKKGFHKEEGEHQAARLEPGMESPNQEAPSSTAGGRRVRMRDRRRMQADQQDAPVIDESGLSEEQLMELRQAENRIGREYIYRLEKRSRSSPSARYRCSLCELLLDSLSAAHKHIREKWHKKRARDKREELMLSEILPPTEAQVGAAEAALEQVVLECGLSEEDVRRRRQILSSMEEVIRATLPDCSLRLYGSSCTKFGFKASDVNMDVKFPSHMHQPDVLLLVQESLSSSSLYGDLQADFHARVPVLICTEKASGLTCKVSAGNDYAYLTTTYLSAVGELEPRLLPLVVGLRRWAQICHVDQPEEGGLPPYVLALMVIYFLQQCREPVLPAYLGTGIKEFSVSRLMDFRLTGLEAGCVLWEYCPAPEQTTPPTESCYRQGKAPLLFPADRQSSVRVGQLWLEMLRFYSLEFHMAGHVISVRTNCPLSREARDWPKNRIAIEDPFAVKRNVAGTVNSQLMYGYILHCLKTTYKYFGLPHTTNHRPDSQHRANRRADGAALCEAEPGAGSDDFGLSALRVTSDARGADRSADCVIEEEIVIETEESEDADPTHLPYFPQEAEQEPESMSDSEGAAPGQDNEDHAPADEEEEDEEEEEPEEGGRAFGNCLPDSLTPERDLYPLDAVSGEELLSEGEGPMDVPSSVGEEEPAPQPATPGSPLGKNGRPENEGHAPSSLRYQFNKQAFTRGKSHALVCGLCKRDGHLKRDCPEDFKRVELDPLPTMTPKFLEILNEVCVQCYMDFAPDELEERVREHILQDLEKHIRCQFEGAKLRLFGSSKNGFGFKQSDLDICMVLEGRDGVEGLDCIAIIDSLARDLKKHPGLRNILPITTAKVPIVKFFHVRTGLEGDISLYNTLALHNTQLLASYAAIDPRVKQLCYVMKVFAKVCDIGDASRGSLSSYAYTLMVLYFLQQRTPPVIPVLQEIYDGDKKPEVLVDGWNVYFFKNLEDLPSRWPAYRTNTESVGQLWLGLLCFYTEEFDFREHVVCIRRKLPLTTFKKQWTSKYIAIEDPFDLNHNLGAGLSRRMTNFIMKAFINGRRVFGSPVKVFPPEYSCRMEYFFDPEVLTEGELAPNDRCCRICGKIGHFMKDCPMRRKVRPRRGHEDGRRHIEQERAEPQDHAFQQTDRRRQEDWETRERRCFLCGSHAHIKKECPQHRNSTGASFSSSAPSNLKNYRDRRGSPQREEKKQVILSPAAGSLVSRNMTQGRSWQKKSSQN; encoded by the exons ATGGAAGAATTAACGGCAGGTAGAAACCGCCACACCAAGCAGCGCAAGGAGCGGGCCAAGGTGGCGGACGATCCCGAGAGCTGGAGGACCCCAAGGCGCATGGACGCGCCCGAGTCTGGAAGGGGCTTCGGCTCTGCACCTGAGCGAGGCTTTCCCCGCAAGAGGGGTGGCGCAGGGAGCTTCAGTGGCAGCCCCAGGAGAGGGGGCTATGGACCGCTCAGTGCCAGCGCTGGGCAGCGGCCTCACGGCGAGCTTATGGAAGGGTTCAGGAAGTTCCCCGCTCCGGAGACCCGCCAGGGCCCGGAGGATAACTGGAGAGATCGCGCGTTTGCGCCGGACAGCCACAGGAAGAAGGGCTTTCACAAAGAGGAAGGGGAGCACCAGGCCGCCAGGTTAGAGCCCGGCATGGAGTCGCCCAACCAGGAGGCACCCAGTTCCACCGCAG GCGGGCGCAGGGTCAGGATGCGGGACCGCAGGAGGATGCAGGCGGACCAGCAGGACGCCCCGGTGATCGATGAGTCCGGACTCAGTGAGGAGCAGCTGATGGAGCTCAGGCAGGCCGAGAATCGCATCGGCAGGGAGTACATCTACCGCCTGGAGAAG CGGTCCCGGAGCAGTCCCAGTGCCAGGTACAGGTGTTCCCTCTGTGAGCTGCTGCTGGACTCTCTCTCCGCCGCCCACAAACACATCCGGGAGAAGTGGCACAAGAAGAGAGCACGG GACAAGCGGGAGGAGCTGATGCTGTCGGAGATCCTGCCGCCCACGGAGGCGCAGGTGGGAGCCGCGGAGGCGGCGCTCGAGCAGGTGGTGCTGGAGTGCGGGCTGAGCGAGGAGGATGTGAGGAGGAGGCGTCAAATCCTGTCCTCCATGGAGGAGGTGATCAGAGCCACACTGCCAG ATTGTTCGTTGAGGTTATATGGATCGTCTTGCACTAAATTCGGTTTCAAGGCTTCAGATGTCAACATGGATGTCAAGTTTCCTTCTCAT ATGCATCAGCCTGATGTCCTTCTTTTGGTCCAGGAGAGTCTCTCTAGTAGCT CCCTGTACGGAGACCTTCAGGCGGATTTCCACGCTCGGGTTCCTGTGCTCATCTGCACAGAAAAGGCCAG TGGGCTCACCTGTAAGGTGAGCGCCGGCAATGACTACGCCTACCTGACGACAACGTACCTGTCCGCGGTGGGAGAGCTggagccccgcctcctgcccctGGTAGTCGGCCTCCGACGCTGGGCAcag ATCTGCCACGTGGACCagccagaggagggggggctgccCCCATACGTCCTGGCGCTCATGGTCATCTACTTCCTGCAGCAGTGCAGAGAGCCTGTTCTGCCCGCTTACCTGGGCACCGGG ATTAAGGAGTTCTCCGTGAGCAGGCTGATGGATTTCAGGCTGACCGGCCTGGAGGCGGGCTGTGTCCTGTGGGAGTATTGCCCCGCCCCCGAGCAAACCACGCCCCCCACAGAGAGCTGCTACAGGCAGGGCAAG GCGCCCCTGCTCTTTCCAGCTGACAGGCAGAGCTCGGTCAGGGTGGGGCAGCTGTGGCTGGAGATGCTGCGTTTCTATTCGCTGGAGTTCCACATGGCTGGTCACGTGATCAGCGTCCGCACGAACTGCCCGCTGTCGCGTGAGGCGCGAGACTGGCCCAAAAACAGGATCGCCATCGAGg ATCCCTTTGCGGTGAAGAGAAACGTGGCTGGAACAGTGAACAGCCAGCTGATGTACGGCTACATCCTGCACTGCCTCAAAACCACCTACAAGTACTTCGGCCTGCCCCACACCACCAATCACAGGCCGGACTCCCAGCACCGAGCCAATCGCAGAGCAGATGGCGCAGCCCTGTGTGAGGCGGAGCCAGGGGCGGGGTCGGACGACTTCGGGCTGAGCGCGCTCCGGGTGACGTCCGACGCCAGGGGGGCGGACAGGAGCGCCGACTGCGTGATCGAGGAGGAGATCGTCATAGAGACGGAGGAGAGCGAGGATGCCGACCCCACGCACCTGCCCTACTTCCCGCAGGAGGCGGAGCAGGAGCCGGAGAGCATGTCGGACTCCGAGGGAGCCGCGCCCGGGCAGGATAACGAGGACCACGCCCCGGCggacgaagaggaggaagatgaggaagaggaggagccagAGGAAGGTGGAAGAGCATTTGGGAATTGCCTCCCGGACAGCCTCACCCCTGAGCGGGACCTCTACCCCCTGGACGCTGTGTCAGGGGAGGAGCTGCTctcggagggggaggggccaatGGACGTGCCCAGCTCGGTAGGAGAGGAAGAGCCGGCCCCCCAGCCAGCCACTCCAGGCTCTCCCCTGGGGAAAAATGGGAGACCAGAGAATGAAGGCCACGCCCCCAGCAGCCTCCGCTACCAGTTCAACAAGCAGGCCTTCACCCGCGGAAAG TCCCACGCTCTGGTGTGCGGTCTTTGTAAACGTGATGGACACTTAAAGCGCGACTGTCCCGAAGATTTCAAGAGGGTTGAGCTGGACCCTCTGCCGACCATGACGCCGAAGTTCCTTGAAATTCTGAACGAAGTTTGTGTTCAGTGCTACA TGGATTTTGCTCCAGACGAGCTGGAGGAGCGGGTTCGAGAACACatcctgcaggacctggagaaACACATCAGATGCCAGTTTGAAG GGGCCAAGCTGAGGCTGTTTGGGTCTTCAAAGAACGGCTTTGGATTCAAGCAGAGTGACCTGGACATCTGCATGGTCCTGGAGGGAAGAGACGGTGTGGAG GGGTTGGACTGCATTGCCATCATCGACAGCCTGGCCAGAGACCTGAAGAAGCACCCAG GCTTGCGCAACATCCTGCCGATCACCACAGCCAAAGTGCCGATAGTGAAGTTCTTCCATGTGAGGACCGGTCTGGAGGGAGACATCAGCCTCTATAACACCCTG gctcTGCATAACACTCAGCTGCTGGCGTCTTACGCCGCCATCGATCCTCGAGTCAAACAACTCTGCTACGTCATGAAGGTGTTCGCTAAG GTGTGCGATATCGGGGATGCATCTCGGGGAAGCCTGTCCTCCTACGCCTACACCCTGATGGTGCTGTACTTCCTACAGCAGAGAACCCCGCCTGTCATACCCGTCCTGCAAGAG ATTTACGATGGGGATAAGAAGCCAGAGGTGTTGGTTGATGGGTGGAATGTTTACTTCTTCAAGAATCTGGAAGATCTG CCCAGCCGGTGGCCCGCGTACAGGACCAACACGGAGAGCGTGGGGCAGCTGTGGCTGGGTTTGCTCTGCTTCTACACCGAGGAGTTTGACTTCAGGGAGCACGTGGTCTGCATCCGGCGCAAGCTCCCCCTCACCACCTTCAAAAAGCAGTGGACCTCCAAATACATCGCCATCGAAG ATCCCTTTGACCTGAACCATAACCTGGGGGCTGGTCTGTCCAGGAGAA TGACCAATTTCATCATGAAGGCTTTCATTAATGGAAGACGGGTCTTTGGCTCTCCGGTCAAGGTTTTCCCCCCGGAGTACTCCTGCAGAATG GAGTACTTCTTCGACCCCGAGGTGCTGACCGAGGGCGAGCTGGCTCCAAACGACCGCTGCTGCCGCATCTGTGGGAAAATCGGCCACTTCATGAAGGACTGCCCGATGCGCAGGAA AGTAAGACCGAGACGGGGCCATGAGGATGGGCGGCGGCATATTGAGCAGGAAAGGGCGGAGCCTCAGGACCACGCCttccagcagacagacagacggaggcAGGAGGACTGGGAAACCAGAGAGAGGCGCTGTTTCCTGTGTGGGTCCCACGCCCACATTAAGAAGGAATGTCCCCAACACAGGAACTCCACAG GGGCGTCCTTCTCCTCGTCTGCTCCCAGCAATCTAAAGAACTACAGAGACAGACGG GGCTCACCTCAGCGGGAGGAAAAGAAGCAGGTGATTTTGagccctgctgcag gTAGTCTTGTGAGTAGGAATATGACTCAGGGAAGATCCTGGCAGAAGAAAAGCAGCCAGAACTGA